The stretch of DNA TTCTCAACTCAAAAGCAAAAAAAGTGTGCTCCCAGCCATTAACCTGAGTCGGCAAGATACATACAAGGATCCAATCTTTTTCCAGAAATAAAGCCATGTATTTGGTCTTGAACCTGAACCCAACTGCAACCAGGTTTCTTCTTCACATGCCTTGTATTCATCAGTTTTCTAATTCCATCTGCTTCATCCCACCTCCCTGCTTCTGCGTACATGTTTGATAGCAATGCATAATACCCAGAATGTTCAGGCTTCAGCTGAAGTAAATGCTCTGCTGCCCAACAGCCAAGCTCCATGTTACCATGTAGCCGACTTGCCCCAAGTAAAGCACCCCATACATTAACACCTGGTTTAATCTTGAGATTATTAATAAGCGACACTGCTTCTTCCATAAGACCGGACCGCCCAAGAAGATCCACCATGCAAGCATAATGCATATCAGAGGGTGTTATGTACCGTGCCAACATGTCAGTGAAGTATGCTTTCCCCTTTTCAACTAATCCACCATGACTACAGGCAGAGAGGACTGTTATATATGATATCGAATCATATTCAACATCGTCCTTCATAGCTTCAAAGAACCTAACAGCGGAATCCACTTTCCCAACCATTCCAAACCCCATTATCATTGTATTCCAAGATGCAGTATCCTTTTTTGGAATCTGGTCAAAAACCTTCTTCGAAACATCAATTCTTCCACATTTAATGTACAAGTCAAGAAGTGAGTTTGCAACAAAAAGATGATCATGGAGCAACCTTCTCATTGCGAAAGCATGAATTTGCTTCCCTTCTTTAATAGCCGATAGATTTGCACATGCAGAGAAGACTCCCATGTAGGAGACTGTATCTGGCTTCAGTCCTGAAATTTCCATCTCTTTAAACAAGATAACAGAGTTTGAGCACTTGCTAGTTTGTGAATAGCCAAGAATTAGCGTGTTGTAGGATACTTCGTCTCTAAGAGAGATGTTGAATATCTTTTGAGCATGATCCAAGCAAccacattttgcatacatgtcTGTTAAAGCATTTGAGACAAACAATTCAAACACAGACTCATTCCGGATGGATCTAGCATGTACTTCCTTTCCATGAATAACAGAACCTAATCTGGCACAAGCAGGAAGGACATTTGTGAGAGTGACATGATTAGGAAGTTCACCATGAGCTGGCAATTCTCTAACATATTTTATGGCGTCCATCTCGTGCCCATTTTGAGCAAAATTACCTATCATGGTATTCCAAGACACAATGTTCCTCACACTCATCTTGCAAAACACATTTGAAGCTTCAGTGAAACGTCTCCATTTTCCATACAAATCCATCAATGCATTCGAAACAAATACATCAGTGTTGATGCTCATTTTCACACTGAATGCATGAAGTTCTCTTCCCTTACTGAAAAACCCTAGCTCTACCAATACCGGTAACATCGTGGCAACGGTAATAGAACTCAGTTCCACTCCCTCCTTTACCATCATCCTAAAACTATCCAAGGCACTGCTATGAAAACCCATATAAGCTAAACTACCGAGTAACGAGTTCCAAGAGACCTCATTTCTCTCGCCAATCTCATTGAAAGCTCCCTCTAAAGCCTCAAATTTTCCACACTTTCCATATGCATCAACCATTGCATTGCCAATCTTTACCTGACCATCCAAACCAACCTTCAATACATAGCAGTGAATTAATCTGACCAAAGTCTCATCTTCCAGACTCGTACACACCGGCAAAATGCTCACAATACTAATGACATTCGGAGTAACCCCGGACACCAAAAACATACCCTTTAACAAACTAACCGATTCCAACCCGCAGTCATTGTCGGAGAAAACCCGAATCACTGTGTTCCATGATATTAAATCTTTCGCGGGCATTTCGTCGAACACTTTTCTTACACTACCCAAATCACCCCAGCTCCCATAAAACAAAATGAGAGTGTTACTCACAAACACGTCATAGTCAAATCCAGCCTTGATCGAACTCCCATGCACCTCCAATCCTTTTTTCACTAGCAAAAAATCCGCACAGAGTTTCAGCACAAAAGGAAACGTGTGGTCATCCGGCCTTAGAGGAGcggtgttcctcaacaaatcaTTGTACAACAAAATACCATAACTTCTTACAGTGTCGCGATTCTCACCAGGCCCATTAGATAAAAGGGTGCAGGCCCGGATGAGAGTGTTATGAAGGAATGGGGAACGAGAGAAGGGAAGTGATTTCGTGAAGAGGTGATGAAGAATAGGGGGGTGAGAAAGATTGGTGGCATAGGAGAGGATGAGGGCGGCGGAAATGGAGACGCTGCGTGGCAGGTGGCCGTGTACGACGGCGAGAGAATGTGCTTGCTGAGTTTCGGAGATGGATTGAGCAGAGGCACAGAGAGGGAGAATATCCGCCGTGGGCCGCCATCTTGGCGGTGCACGGGCGGCGGTGGAGAGGGCTTGAAGTCGACTGAGATTGCAAGAGAGGAGAAGCAGGGAATGGGGGAACATAACATGACCAACATTTTCAACGGAGCTCTCTCATTTAACTTTGCCTCATCCTATTTGGTCTTTTATATATTCTAATTCTTTATTTCTTCTAGtattttctcttttattttatttaggaGTGGAAAaagttttgaaatttgaaatatcgAAAATTTCGGTACGATATGATGGCGTTAttgaaatttttgataaaataatggtataaatttgaaattttttggtATATCATAAtactgaaaaaatatatataaattaaaaaatatatgatttttttaagtAAAGAATTAAATTAGAATATATTAAAAAGGCCAAggactaaaaaaaaattatattggcaaaaaacaaaaaatagaaataaaatatatgcacaaatttgtgtgagacggtctcacggatcgtattttgtgagacagatcttttatttgggtcatctattaaaaaatattattttttattgtgaatatttgtatggttgactcgtcttagacataaaaattcgtgagatcgtcttaaTTAAAAAAGACTTATTCTAAAATATAATGTAGCTCCATATTTTACTCCCGCAGCACTTTGTttattttttcgattttttgCCTTTTTTAGGCCAACATTGTTATTTATGATttacattatattattttttcatatcAGTATGTATcgtttataataattttttatattttaaaatttataaatattttttcgttATTTTGGTATATCAGAATTTTCCAAATTTCACATCATTACCGCATCAAAAATTTCGGTatcatatttaaattattttgtcaCGAGTagttaaaataaagaaaaaaatactGAAAAAGGAAATAAGGAATTATCTATACATATTATAAAAGTGTGAATCAAGGTCAAAGTTTTTCTATTGTGTATTGTCAACTTTGTCCTTAGTTTGTACATACAGGAAAAATTTAGTGAGGATgtttttgtcaaatcagttattatGATAAGGACAAAATTGTCAAACTACATTTATGTATTATAAAAGTGTGAATCAAGGTCAAAGTTTTTCTATTGTGTATTGTCAACTTTGTCCTTAGTTTGTACATACAGGAAAAATTTAGTGAGGATgtttttgtcaaatcagttattatGATAAGGACAAAATTGTCAAACTACATTTATGTTAGATAATGATCAAGTTGCCAAAAAAACTGAAACtttaaaattcttttatttttgttttcttgtAGATGAATTGAACAAACttttttcacaaaaaatattaatttgaaaAGATTGAAATACCAAAATATATTGACCTTATTTTCTTATAGAtgaagtgaaaaaaaaaaattcacaaaaaacTTAATTTGTAGATTTTTTCACAAAAAAGTTAATTTGTAGatttttttcacaaaaaataacaaatttttttttttattttcttgtaaataaagtgaaaatattttttccacAAAAAACTTAATTTGTATAACGATGTGATGTtaaatatcttttattttatgttcattaagattaattattttaaaatgaagaaTTAAACTAATGAAGCCAAATCATTAATTAAACTAATTTCGTTTTTGTTTTAACAAAGTTGGTGTCATGAAGAAGGTtcgatatttaattatatttacaaAATGATACAAGAATTATCAGATATAAATATAGATAATcctaataaatatttcattgatatttattttatttatatttcttTATCAAAAAGAATGTCAACTAATATTGTTCAAACCTTGGtttattatgaaaatttaaCGATATAAGATTGAATAAtatatttgtattaatttaactatattttcatctttttaAAGGCTAGAAACTATAACAATTATTTTATGAGAGATTCTTGCAattaacgaatgattatttttatAAGAGATATATATTGACAAATCAATTATAGTTTTTGTAACATTAAAAGATATATTTTGaatgtaaatatttaaaattatgataaataaatttttataaaaattattcattagCAATACTCACTACTTCTCCATAGACAAAGTCaaagttatttatttttattttcttgtagtTGAAGTGAACAaatttttttcacaaaaatatttgtttgaatgtgatttattttattttgcagaTTTATAGATGAagcgaaaataattttttcccaaaaaaattaGTTTGTACAATATTGAAAtaccaaaattattttgttttatttgtTTGTAAATATAGTGAATTTTTTCCACAAAAAACATAATTTGTATAAGGACATGATATTAAATATACTCTATTTTGCATTAGTTgagaataattaatttaaaacgaCGAATTAAAATAATGAACCCAGATAATTAAATCATGTGGGTTAGTGTTACGAAGAAGATTCGACGGTTAATTACATTTTACAAAAATGATACAAAGCATTATTGGATATAGAAGAAAGATGATGACCTTATAAATATTTCGTGAGTATTTATTCTAtctatttttctttataaaAAAATCCAACTGATATTTTTCAAAGCTTTAGATTATTATTGAAATTTAACAATATATGATTGAATACATACAGTTTTACTAATTTTAACTATTTTTCGTCTTTCTAAAGATCAGAAACTATAACAATTACTTATTTGATGATCTTGCCATTGACGAAGATGTATTTTTATAAAGGATGAATATAAGTAAATCAATTATAGATTtatgtaatctgaaatgacatatctATGAaggtaaatttttaaaaatattatgaataaATCTTTACAAAAATTATTCACTATTGCTCAATATTTCTCCTTATGAGTTATGATTGATAATAAGAAATGtcaaatttatttgtttttatttgcttGTAGATGAAGTGAACgtatatttttcacaaaatattaaattgaatatgatttgttttattttgtaaatctataatcttttgaatgagttatatatgcaagaagtttctcaaaaataaattaatatattcaAATTTAAGATTTCCAATAATATagtattaaatataaaaaaaatgttatcgtgattttgaatttttgtatttaaataatatattgcaTAAATATGTTATATCGTTAAGAGTTGAACattttttgataaatataataaaatattaattaaatcattttttgtCAGTTGTCTAGAAGATAGAATAATCAaaattctttgattttatttgcttgtagattaagttaaaatattttttacaaaaaataaatataatttgtagaatactgaaataaaaaaattctttggTTTTATATGCTTGATGAAACAAACTTTTTTTTTCTACAAAACACTTAATTTGTGTGGAGATTTGTAGAGGCATCAAATAGAGAagaatatacatttcttctcataAGATTTGCTAATGAAGATGACGAGAATATTGTTTTTCCACATAGAAGAAAAAACTAATGACAAAAAAAATCGTGAAAGcaatataaattgaaaatataaaagaaaaaaacatttgacgcaataatttaatttaaggttatattatctatattatatttttatttttcataaatcaataacacgTGATAAAATAAGTGGTCAACGTTATGTATTTTACTTTTTTCTtctcttaaatttaattttaataactATTGTGATTTGAAATCCATCCATTCAATAATAACCTTAGATCTataacacataaaatttttaaacaaatatCTTTTGCACTCATTTTATAATACATGTAGTACAAATTATATTACATTGAATTTCCTACGGATAATACTAAAGGTACAACCAATATATCGTACTGCGATATTTACAACAATTATATCGTGAGATTTGTTATTATCTAAtgagattttatatttaatttatcacgagattttgataaatgaaatttatgtattgatttttttgaattttaagaattattgtacaaatttGTTTGCACATGTTGCATGACTCATTTTCTATCGAACTAATATAGCAtgaaatcattaatatataatttttttgtaaattaatCTCTTCTGATCTCATTTCTTTAACAACAATTATTGCTAATAGAAATGTATTTTCACGTGCGTCGCACGTGTCTTTACCTAGTAAATATAAAAAGgccaataaattataaattttggatatgggaatatatatatatatatatatatatatatatatatatatatatatatatatatatatatatataaacaaatttttaaaaaataaaaaagaatacCAAATAAAATAAGTGTTGTGGGAGTGAGGGTACAAATGAACCGAACCAAATATGACGAAAAATTAAAGGCTCGAATTCGTTCTATTTGAGTTCGGGATCGATtcgaagttcaaaaattttaaaaaaaaaattagctcGAATTCAGTTCGAATTAAAGCTCAAGTTCCGTTTGAAAGATTCGAACATGTTAGCAAACTATTTGAACTATTGCTCGAAAATAAGTACTCGAAAGGTCgagaattatttatttaatatataattaaattatattaataaaataataagatcCGTGAATAGTTTGCTCattatttaacaaaataattCGGGCTCGAGTTCATCTCGAAAGAAATTCAAACACATCCGACtcgataaaatatttttcgagtcgACTCGAAAAGCTCGTGAATCGACTCAGTTTTTTTATTCCTATGTTGGAGCAAACCAATGCCGATTCACTCCCAAACACCAAATGTTGTTGGATCTCCCACAGCAGGTGACCCAAAGTCCAATTATGGAACTCGAGATTAAGGGACTTGTGCAATCTACGACTCGTATCATAATATATTTACGAATTACTAGAGAATAAATGTTCAATAcgtatatttatttaatatattataatattaaacatCCCATCATCTTGCGAActataaaacataataatatcGTCTCGAAAAAATTTCAAACATGTTCTAATTCATCTAAAATAAATCGAACATGTTTGAAATTCGACACAtctcattaaaaaaataaataattattttttatttaaaaaaatcatatcatctaaacaataattttacaaatcaccaaaaaaaaaaaaatcgtacaAATTGTTTGCAATAATAAGTATtccttaaaaaaaatcaatgtaCTATACATGCACATAACACATCAGTGAATTATATTTCTAgtttaaattgaaatttttgatTAATTTATTAGAAAATAAATGAGTTGCTAAGTCtctatatta from Primulina eburnea isolate SZY01 chromosome 6, ASM2296580v1, whole genome shotgun sequence encodes:
- the LOC140834112 gene encoding pentatricopeptide repeat-containing protein At1g18485-like — its product is MFPHSLLLLSCNLSRLQALSTAARAPPRWRPTADILPLCASAQSISETQQAHSLAVVHGHLPRSVSISAALILSYATNLSHPPILHHLFTKSLPFSRSPFLHNTLIRACTLLSNGPGENRDTVRSYGILLYNDLLRNTAPLRPDDHTFPFVLKLCADFLLVKKGLEVHGSSIKAGFDYDVFVSNTLILFYGSWGDLGSVRKVFDEMPAKDLISWNTVIRVFSDNDCGLESVSLLKGMFLVSGVTPNVISIVSILPVCTSLEDETLVRLIHCYVLKVGLDGQVKIGNAMVDAYGKCGKFEALEGAFNEIGERNEVSWNSLLGSLAYMGFHSSALDSFRMMVKEGVELSSITVATMLPVLVELGFFSKGRELHAFSVKMSINTDVFVSNALMDLYGKWRRFTEASNVFCKMSVRNIVSWNTMIGNFAQNGHEMDAIKYVRELPAHGELPNHVTLTNVLPACARLGSVIHGKEVHARSIRNESVFELFVSNALTDMYAKCGCLDHAQKIFNISLRDEVSYNTLILGYSQTSKCSNSVILFKEMEISGLKPDTVSYMGVFSACANLSAIKEGKQIHAFAMRRLLHDHLFVANSLLDLYIKCGRIDVSKKVFDQIPKKDTASWNTMIMGFGMVGKVDSAVRFFEAMKDDVEYDSISYITVLSACSHGGLVEKGKAYFTDMLARYITPSDMHYACMVDLLGRSGLMEEAVSLINNLKIKPGVNVWGALLGASRLHGNMELGCWAAEHLLQLKPEHSGYYALLSNMYAEAGRWDEADGIRKLMNTRHVKKKPGCSWVQVQDQIHGFISGKRLDPCMYLADSG